Sequence from the Lujinxingia vulgaris genome:
TCAGGCCGACTTTATGGGACCGGTGCTCTGGTCGGCCGACCTCGATATCTACGGGGAAGAGCCGGATCCCGGGCTCAACGGCTCGCACTTCGACATGCTGCATAACGCGCCCTACGGGATGGGGATCGCCCATGAGGTCGATAACGTCTACTGGGTGTTTAACGGGATGCACGGATCGCTGGATCGCACCGACTTCGGTGAGGATCACGGCGTGGGTGAGGCCGACCATACCGACGGCAAGGTGCTTCGTTATGTCAATGGCGAGCTGAGCCGGGTGGAGAATGTGCCCAGCCATATGGAGCTCGATAAGGAGACGCGTCTTCTTTATGTGGCCGATACCGGTAACAGCCGCATCGTGCGCCTGAATATCGACGCCGGGGATATGGGCGATCCGATCACCCTGCCGAACTACGACGGCATTGAGGTGTACGACCATATGGAGGGCGCCGAGCTTGAGGAGATCGTGCCGGCGGGCCTTCTGGAGCAGCCCAGCGGGCTTGCGCTGCATGAGGGCGTGATGTTTGTCAGCGATCAGGCCACCGGCAAGCTGCACGCGTTTACGCTCGATGGGGAGCATCTGCGGGAGCTGGACACGGGCCTGGGCGCCGGGGCGCTGGCGGGCGTTGAGGTCAGTCCGGTCGATGGCAACCTCTACTTTGTGCATCAGAGCGAAGGGAAGCTCTACCGCGTGGAAATCCTGCTGTGATCGACGATCGACGCGGGGCGGGGCTCCGGGAGTGGGATGTGCAGGTGGTGACCTGCGCCGAGCTTCCGGAGCCCGACGCCGACATGGCCCCTCTCATGGCGGCGCTTGAGCTGGCAGGCCTGCGGGCCCGCCGGGTGGTCTGGGATGACGCGAGCGTGGACTGGGGGGAGAGCAGCCTGACGGTGATTCGCTCGACCTGGGATTACCACCGTCGACGCGATGCCTTTGTGGCCTGGGCGCAGGCTGTCGGGGAGCGCAGTCAGCTGCTCAATCCGGCGGAGGTGGTTTTGTGGAACACCCACAAACGCTACCTGCTCACGCTGGCGCTGCGGGGGGTGGCGGCGGTGCCTACGGCGATGATCGAGCGGGGCTCGTGTTTAAAAGCCGGGGAGATCTGTGAGGATCAGGGCTGGCGTAAGATCGTGGTCAAGCCGGCGGTCTCGGCCGGCTCGTACCAGACGCATGTGATGGAGGCCGGGGCGATCGACGAGGAGGTGGTCGGGGCGCTGGTGGCTGCCGAAGATGTATTGGTGCAGCCCTACATCGAGAGCGTGGACACCTACGGGGAACGCTCGCTGATTTTCATCGATGGGGAGCTCACGCATAGCGTGCGCAAGTCGCCGCGTTTTGCCGGGCAGGATGAGTCGGTGAGCGGGCCGCATCCGGTCGAGGCGGCGGAGCGCGAGGTTGGGGAGCGGGCGCTCAAGGCGGTGGGGGGCGAAGGTCTGCTCTACGCGCGGGTGGATCTGGTGCGGGGTGCAGACGGAGCGCCGATGGTGGCGGAGTTGGAGCTGGTGGAGCCGTCGCTATTTTTCAACCTGTGTCCGGCGGCGTTGGGGCGGTATGTGGAGGGGGTGAAGAGGCGGTTGGGTTAGAACGCTTGGGGGGTTCGCGGTGTGGGGAGGTTTGTGTGGGGCTGGTGGGGCGCTTTTTGTGGTTAGGTGGTTATGAGGTTAGGTGGTTGAGGGGCGCCGGGGTTCGCGATGTGGGTCGATTTGTGTGTGGGGCTGGTGGGGCACAGGGGTTGGCGGTGCGGTGTGGGGAGGTTCGTGAGAGCGTTTGGTGGGGTGCAGGGGGGCAGCCGTTTTGGGTGCCCCCGCGCCGAACTTACTCTGCGCCCAGATCGTAGACTTCGAGGTTGTCGAAGGTGGCCGGGGCCTGCCAGTTGTTGAAGGCAAAATGGCGGTGGCCGTCGCCTTTGAGGGGATCTTCGTCGGCGTAGGTGAGGAAGGGTTTGCCGTCGACGAACCAGCGCAGGCGGTTGTCGGTGCGCACGATGGCGAAGGTGTAGGTGCGCTCGGGTTCGACCTTCTGGCCGGGGGCGCCGACGAGGCGGTCGTCGCCGTGTTCGTCGAGCCGGGCGATGATGTTGAGGCTGTTGTTCCAGCCGCCAAAGATGCCGATGTAGCCGCTCTCGTGGGTCTGGCCGTCGCCGAGGATCTCGAACTTGAGGTCGCCCACCTCCGAGAGCGCTGTGGCTTCAAAGCTCACGCGAAAATTTTCGGGAAGGGGCGTTTGCAGCCAGAGGGCGTCGTTTTTGGCGCCGGCGATCTGCAGCTTTCCTTCCTCGATCTGCCAGCCGGCGTAGCCGCTCTGCCACTCGTCGCCGAGGGCGAGGCCGTCGAAGGTGTTTTTGTAGACGAGCGCTCCGCCCTGAAGGCCGGTGGTGTCGTTGGCGCCGGCGGCGGTGGCCGCCGGGGCCGGTCCGGTCTGGGGGGTGTCGGGGGCCTGGTCGCAGGCGGCAGTGAGCAGGAGGGCCGGGAGCAGCGCGATGGCGAGCAGGGGGGAAGGCGTCGTGGGCATGGGCACTATCCTCAAGAAAAAGCCGACGAAGTCAGGGGACTTGCGTCGGCTTCTATAGCAGATCGACTGGCGGGCAAAAACCAGAGCGC
This genomic interval carries:
- a CDS encoding ATP-grasp domain-containing protein, with translation MIDDRRGAGLREWDVQVVTCAELPEPDADMAPLMAALELAGLRARRVVWDDASVDWGESSLTVIRSTWDYHRRRDAFVAWAQAVGERSQLLNPAEVVLWNTHKRYLLTLALRGVAAVPTAMIERGSCLKAGEICEDQGWRKIVVKPAVSAGSYQTHVMEAGAIDEEVVGALVAAEDVLVQPYIESVDTYGERSLIFIDGELTHSVRKSPRFAGQDESVSGPHPVEAAEREVGERALKAVGGEGLLYARVDLVRGADGAPMVAELELVEPSLFFNLCPAALGRYVEGVKRRLG